One segment of Saprospiraceae bacterium DNA contains the following:
- a CDS encoding ABC transporter ATP-binding protein has translation MLRERISAFFKQFGALRNIPPFFRMIWNVAPGMTLLNAGLRVAQAAIPVVMLYVGKEIIDTVLLLVEQYQKTNTVGDTYTLWQWVGAEFALAVANSLLGRAITLTESLLGDLVSNDSSVRIMRHAATLDLFQFENAEFYDKLERARTQTTGRTMLMSLVMSQLQDFITMLFLVGGLAAFNPWLIVILVVAVIPSFLGETHFNRRSYSLTNSWTPERRELDYLRYIGASNETAKEIKIFGLEHFLTDRFKTISDKYYEANKNLTLKRAAWGSLFSIVGTASYYGAYVFIVLQTVKGVITVGMLTFLAGSFQRMQGLLSGVMSRFSRLSETALYLQDFFDFLEMKPLSDNHQGKLRVPRPIREGFVFENVSFKYPGSDQWALRHLSFHLRAGEKLALVGENGAGKTTIVKLLAHLYEPDEGRILLDGIDLCDYDPEDLRSQIGIIFQDFFRYAFTAAENIAVGNIAERTARPLIEESARKSLADEVVKNLPKKYDQMLGKRFSGGIDLSGGQWQKVALARAYMREAQLIILDEPTAALDARAEHEVFVRFSELIKGKTGVLISHRFSTVRMADRILFLEHGQLLEIGSHEELLTQNGKYAELFKLQAKGYL, from the coding sequence ATGCTCCGCGAACGTATTTCCGCCTTTTTCAAGCAATTCGGCGCCTTGCGCAATATCCCGCCGTTTTTCCGAATGATTTGGAATGTGGCCCCGGGCATGACACTTCTCAATGCCGGGTTGCGCGTCGCGCAGGCAGCCATCCCTGTCGTGATGCTGTATGTGGGCAAGGAAATCATTGATACGGTGTTGTTGTTGGTCGAGCAGTACCAAAAAACAAACACCGTAGGCGACACCTACACCTTGTGGCAATGGGTTGGCGCGGAGTTCGCCCTCGCCGTGGCGAATAGCCTGCTGGGCCGAGCCATCACGCTGACGGAGAGCCTGTTGGGCGATTTGGTGAGCAACGACAGCAGCGTGCGCATCATGCGGCACGCGGCCACGCTCGATTTGTTTCAGTTTGAGAATGCGGAATTCTACGACAAACTCGAACGTGCCCGCACCCAGACAACTGGCCGCACCATGTTGATGAGTTTGGTGATGTCTCAATTGCAGGACTTCATCACGATGCTCTTCCTCGTGGGTGGCTTGGCGGCTTTCAACCCGTGGCTCATCGTGATATTGGTGGTGGCGGTCATTCCGTCGTTTTTGGGCGAGACCCACTTCAATCGTCGCTCCTATTCGCTCACCAACTCTTGGACCCCTGAGCGGCGCGAGCTCGACTATCTGCGCTATATCGGCGCGAGCAACGAAACCGCCAAGGAAATCAAGATTTTTGGGCTGGAGCATTTTCTGACCGACCGCTTCAAGACCATTTCCGATAAATACTACGAGGCGAATAAAAATCTGACCCTCAAACGCGCCGCGTGGGGCAGCCTTTTTTCCATCGTCGGCACGGCTTCTTATTACGGTGCTTACGTCTTCATCGTCCTGCAGACGGTGAAAGGCGTCATCACGGTCGGGATGCTGACCTTTTTGGCCGGCTCGTTCCAGCGGATGCAGGGCCTGCTGTCGGGCGTGATGAGCCGGTTTTCAAGATTGTCGGAGACGGCTCTTTACTTGCAAGACTTTTTTGACTTCTTGGAAATGAAGCCGCTTTCGGACAATCATCAGGGGAAACTGCGCGTGCCGCGCCCCATCCGCGAGGGGTTTGTTTTTGAAAACGTCAGTTTCAAATATCCCGGCAGCGACCAGTGGGCGTTGCGCCACCTGAGTTTTCACCTCCGCGCTGGCGAAAAACTCGCCCTCGTGGGCGAGAACGGCGCCGGAAAAACCACCATCGTCAAACTGCTTGCCCACCTCTATGAACCCGACGAAGGCCGCATCCTGCTCGACGGCATAGACCTCTGCGACTACGACCCCGAGGACCTGCGCAGCCAAATCGGCATCATCTTTCAGGATTTCTTTCGCTACGCCTTCACCGCTGCCGAAAATATCGCCGTCGGCAATATCGCAGAGCGCACCGCCCGCCCGCTCATAGAGGAATCTGCCCGCAAGAGCCTCGCCGATGAAGTGGTGAAAAACCTGCCCAAGAAGTACGACCAAATGCTCGGCAAGCGATTCTCCGGCGGGATTGACCTGTCCGGCGGCCAGTGGCAGAAAGTCGCGCTTGCTCGCGCCTACATGCGCGAGGCTCAGCTCATCATCCTCGACGAGCCGACCGCCGCGCTCGACGCCCGCGCAGAGCACGAAGTGTTTGTCCGTTTTTCGGAACTCATCAAAGGGAAAACAGGGGTGCTCATCAGCCACCGCTTCAGCACCGTGCGCATGGCCGACCGCATTTTGTTTTTGGAACACGGCCAACTGCTCGAAATCGGCAGCCACGAGGAATTGCTCACCCAAAATGGGAAGTACGCGGAGCTGTTCAAGTTGCAAGCGAAGGGATATTTGTGA
- a CDS encoding gliding motility-associated C-terminal domain-containing protein produces the protein MQYLSRFALAAFFAFVFFSVPTLAQHISIRPATEYDTCAPFPLTLRADTSGIGIVEWPDGSKADTFVIIDYGTYSTTFTTIDTVVSASFSIEKIDCCHPVLPTAFTPNGDGVNDTFGVLLRYCEVEILEFSVYSRWGELMFTVNESASRWDGTTLNGTEAPSDVYVYVTRYKVADEATEKFEKGSVVLLR, from the coding sequence ATGCAGTATCTATCTCGGTTTGCCCTTGCAGCATTTTTTGCTTTCGTTTTTTTCTCTGTCCCCACGCTCGCCCAGCATATCAGCATCCGGCCTGCGACGGAATACGACACTTGCGCCCCTTTCCCGTTGACTTTGCGTGCCGACACGTCGGGCATCGGCATCGTGGAATGGCCCGATGGCAGCAAGGCCGACACCTTTGTTATCATTGACTACGGGACGTACTCGACTACCTTCACCACGATTGACACGGTGGTGAGCGCATCTTTCTCCATCGAAAAAATAGACTGCTGCCATCCGGTGCTACCCACCGCCTTCACCCCCAACGGCGACGGCGTGAACGATACCTTTGGGGTGCTGCTTCGATATTGCGAGGTCGAAATTCTCGAATTTAGTGTTTATTCTCGCTGGGGCGAGCTCATGTTCACGGTCAACGAATCCGCCTCTCGCTGGGACGGCACCACGCTCAACGGCACCGAGGCGCCTTCAGACGTATATGTGTATGTGACACGCTACAAAGTGGCGGACGAAGCAACGGAGAAATTCGAGAAGGGCAGCGTGGTGCTGCTGCGCTGA
- a CDS encoding O-antigen ligase family protein — translation MRRFDHGHLFTRNSNALGRAKTWLERQLWVQKLNNPLGVALLLLASLAVAYIMSSLSIRTSFVLYVVVVGAPLIVLCLFNVAFSIGMMIFTAFMVPFVLKFTNVPIGTLLDLLILLGAVGILLRQIKERDWSFAKHPLSYMILIWLYYNLMQVLNPYAESKMAWLYTVRSVAIQQVVFFIGAYAFRHNRKAVFGILKLIVVLCFAAALYGLKQQFFGFSAAETAWVMADPERFQLYYQWNMMRVPSFCYDPTTFGILMACFALFCLALIIGPTKRNHKIALIVMLMCSLWAMAYTGTRTAFALVPVGAIFYAGLILNRKVLLVGGILAVLGAGLVLKSTSSGVMYRIQSAFKPTQDDSMNLRLENQKKIQPFIQSHPIGGGLGSCGVWGKRFNPDAELSHFPHDSSFVRMAVELGWIGLILYTLFHYAVLRTGLYYFIRCRDPLIKAIYAGITTWTFMLAVACYAQEAILQLPMNVIYNVSLALLVTLKNFDPAFRVNEHAPPVSSDNPAPYSVSRTEVPEKSA, via the coding sequence ATGCGCAGATTCGACCACGGACATCTTTTCACACGCAACAGCAATGCGTTGGGCCGGGCCAAAACTTGGCTGGAGCGACAGCTTTGGGTGCAAAAGCTCAACAACCCCTTGGGGGTGGCGCTCCTGCTGTTGGCATCGTTGGCGGTTGCCTACATCATGTCGTCTTTGAGCATTCGCACGAGTTTCGTGCTGTATGTGGTGGTGGTGGGCGCGCCCTTGATTGTGTTGTGCTTGTTCAATGTGGCGTTTTCCATCGGGATGATGATTTTCACGGCATTCATGGTGCCCTTTGTGCTGAAGTTCACGAACGTGCCGATTGGCACACTGCTCGACTTGCTGATATTGCTCGGCGCGGTAGGCATTTTATTGAGGCAAATAAAAGAGCGAGATTGGTCATTTGCGAAGCATCCGCTGAGTTACATGATTCTCATATGGCTGTATTACAACCTTATGCAGGTGCTCAACCCTTATGCCGAGTCGAAAATGGCATGGCTCTACACGGTGCGCAGCGTGGCCATTCAGCAGGTGGTGTTCTTCATTGGGGCGTATGCTTTTCGCCACAATCGGAAAGCTGTTTTTGGCATTTTGAAACTAATCGTCGTATTGTGTTTTGCCGCGGCACTGTACGGATTGAAACAGCAATTTTTTGGGTTTAGCGCGGCGGAAACCGCATGGGTAATGGCCGACCCGGAGCGTTTTCAGCTCTACTATCAGTGGAACATGATGCGTGTGCCCTCTTTTTGCTACGACCCCACCACCTTCGGGATTCTTATGGCGTGCTTTGCGCTGTTCTGTCTGGCCCTGATAATTGGCCCCACGAAGCGCAACCACAAAATCGCGTTGATTGTGATGTTGATGTGCTCGTTGTGGGCAATGGCTTACACCGGGACACGCACGGCGTTTGCCTTGGTTCCTGTGGGTGCCATTTTTTACGCGGGACTCATCCTGAACCGCAAGGTGCTGCTGGTGGGGGGCATACTTGCTGTGCTGGGGGCGGGTTTGGTGTTGAAATCAACCAGCAGCGGCGTGATGTACCGCATCCAGTCGGCTTTCAAGCCTACTCAGGACGACTCGATGAACCTCCGGTTGGAGAACCAGAAAAAAATCCAGCCGTTCATCCAAAGCCATCCCATCGGGGGGGGCTTGGGCAGCTGCGGGGTGTGGGGCAAGCGTTTCAACCCCGACGCGGAGCTTTCTCATTTCCCTCACGATTCCAGTTTCGTGCGCATGGCGGTGGAATTGGGCTGGATTGGCTTGATTCTCTACACCTTGTTTCACTATGCCGTGCTTCGCACAGGGCTTTACTATTTCATTCGGTGCCGCGACCCGCTCATCAAGGCTATTTATGCGGGCATAACGACTTGGACTTTCATGCTTGCTGTGGCTTGCTACGCGCAGGAAGCCATTCTGCAATTGCCGATGAATGTGATTTACAACGTGTCGCTTGCGCTTTTGGTGACGCTGAAAAATTTTGACCCTGCTTTTCGGGTCAATGAGCACGCGCCCCCGGTTTCTTCAGACAATCCGGCTCCGTATTCCGTGTCTCGCACAGAAGTGCCGGAAAAAAGCGCATAG
- a CDS encoding TolC family protein has translation MFRNHTFTLSILLCLNGLLSAQQANFDAVVIPVETKARDFSEYLVQIAWLNQPESAIAQEEVKNAHDEAKNTRKEWMRDVQATFNLNEGNLRGADDNGNIFFPRYNFGLGLNLYNITSQKSKNTIGKRDIKIAEHRVNQRKLEIRAETLQRYALYRLAKELFKTRTLAEQEASASYLLIQQLYKNDEKTFEEYTTAATAYYQAQEARLKAETDVTLAKISLEEMLGIKWEQVQHPGKGD, from the coding sequence ATGTTTCGCAACCACACCTTTACCCTCAGCATTTTGCTCTGCCTGAACGGCCTCCTAAGTGCCCAACAAGCCAATTTCGATGCCGTCGTCATCCCCGTGGAAACAAAGGCGCGCGACTTCTCGGAATATCTTGTGCAAATCGCTTGGCTCAACCAACCCGAAAGCGCCATTGCCCAAGAGGAAGTGAAAAACGCGCATGACGAAGCCAAAAACACCCGCAAGGAATGGATGCGCGATGTGCAAGCCACGTTTAACCTCAACGAAGGCAATCTGAGAGGAGCCGACGACAACGGCAACATCTTCTTCCCACGCTACAACTTCGGTCTGGGGCTGAACCTCTACAACATCACCAGCCAAAAATCGAAAAACACCATCGGCAAGCGCGACATCAAAATCGCCGAGCATCGGGTGAACCAACGAAAACTCGAAATACGCGCCGAGACACTCCAGCGATATGCCCTGTACAGGCTGGCGAAAGAACTCTTCAAGACCCGCACCCTGGCCGAGCAAGAAGCCAGCGCCAGCTACCTGCTCATTCAGCAGCTCTACAAAAACGACGAAAAAACTTTCGAGGAATACACCACCGCTGCCACTGCCTACTATCAAGCGCAAGAGGCGCGTCTGAAAGCGGAGACGGACGTGACGCTGGCTAAAATAAGCTTGGAAGAAATGTTGGGCATCAAATGGGAGCAAGTGCAGCACCCAGGCAAAGGGGACTGA
- a CDS encoding ferritin yields MLSKTVQSKLNEQIQKEAYASNAYLAMATWAEKKCLPNIAEYFYLASDDERGHALQLYKYINANGGEARLEDKLGKVKDNFKNVLEAFRHVFDLEHGVTVAINELSTWCLQNGEHATYIFLQPFVVEQQDAERKVQEIITIVERMGFEDRNLFYLDKQFKKINQQDAGGGA; encoded by the coding sequence ATGCTATCCAAAACCGTCCAATCCAAGCTCAACGAGCAAATCCAGAAAGAAGCCTATGCTTCCAACGCTTACCTCGCCATGGCCACATGGGCCGAGAAAAAGTGCCTGCCCAATATCGCCGAATACTTCTACCTCGCCTCCGACGACGAGCGCGGCCACGCGCTCCAACTCTATAAATACATCAACGCCAATGGCGGCGAGGCCCGCTTGGAAGACAAACTCGGCAAAGTGAAAGACAATTTCAAAAACGTGTTGGAAGCCTTCAGGCACGTCTTTGACTTGGAACACGGTGTCACAGTGGCCATCAACGAACTGTCAACCTGGTGCCTGCAAAATGGCGAGCACGCCACTTACATTTTCCTTCAGCCCTTCGTGGTGGAGCAGCAAGATGCCGAGCGCAAGGTGCAGGAAATCATCACCATCGTAGAGCGCATGGGCTTTGAGGACCGCAACCTGTTTTATTTGGACAAACAGTTCAAAAAAATCAACCAGCAGGATGCGGGAGGTGGAGCATAA
- a CDS encoding amidophosphoribosyltransferase, with the protein MSDQIKHECGIAIVRLLKPLDFYHKKYGTPFYGLQKLQLLMLKMRNRGQDGAGLATIKLNPAPGTRYISRKRSNATNYLDDLFQMVWARLNAVAPELRNDPAWLKANMPYMGEVLMGHLRYGTHGDNSIEQVHPFHRQNNWITRNLLLAGNFNMTNVDELFQELVDLGQYPKERSDTVTVLEKIGHFLDDEVQRLHTWFKPDGYSNQDINHLIFDNLDIQRLLRRATKKFDGGYVLGGLLGHGDAFLIRDPNGIRPAYWYIDDEIVVAASERPAIQSVFNVRYKHVKEVKPGHALILKYNGQVEELPFAEPREKRACSFERIYFSRGNDREIYQERKKLGEQLARPVLEAVNFDIKNTVFSYIPNTAEAAFYGFVEGVEKELNLWKQEQILKLGKKITPEKLTEILNVRPRFEKLVHKDEKQRTFIADTKARHNMVGYVYDVTYGLVQDDKDTLVLLDDSIVRGTTLRDSIVSITARLRPKRIIILSSAPQIRFPDCYGIDMSKMGDFAAFNALVELLKESGREHLLQETYERCKASEHLPAEMVKNEAVALYDLFEYCQISQKIAEIVTPKHIKPEVRVMFQTLDGLHAACPNTTGDWYFSGRYPTPGGNRVANRAFMNFVEKRDVRAY; encoded by the coding sequence ATGAGCGACCAGATTAAGCATGAATGTGGCATCGCGATAGTGCGACTGCTCAAACCGCTTGATTTTTACCACAAAAAATACGGCACCCCTTTCTACGGCCTCCAAAAGCTCCAACTCCTGATGCTCAAAATGCGCAATCGGGGGCAAGACGGCGCAGGACTGGCCACCATCAAACTCAACCCCGCCCCCGGCACTCGATACATCAGTCGCAAGCGCTCCAACGCGACCAACTATCTCGACGACCTCTTCCAAATGGTATGGGCGCGACTCAACGCCGTCGCCCCCGAGCTACGCAACGACCCTGCTTGGCTGAAGGCGAATATGCCTTACATGGGGGAGGTGCTGATGGGGCATCTGCGCTATGGCACACATGGCGACAACAGCATCGAACAGGTGCACCCTTTTCACCGACAAAACAACTGGATAACGCGCAACCTGCTGCTCGCCGGAAACTTCAACATGACCAACGTGGATGAGTTGTTTCAGGAGCTGGTTGACCTCGGGCAATATCCCAAAGAACGCAGCGACACCGTCACGGTATTGGAGAAAATCGGCCATTTCCTCGACGACGAGGTGCAGCGGCTCCACACTTGGTTCAAGCCCGACGGATATTCGAACCAAGACATCAACCACCTGATTTTCGACAACTTGGATATACAAAGGCTGCTGCGCCGTGCCACCAAAAAATTCGATGGCGGCTATGTGCTGGGGGGGCTGTTGGGGCATGGCGACGCTTTCCTCATCCGCGACCCCAACGGCATCCGCCCTGCTTATTGGTACATCGACGACGAGATTGTGGTGGCTGCTTCCGAGCGTCCCGCTATCCAGTCGGTGTTCAACGTGCGCTACAAGCATGTGAAAGAAGTCAAGCCGGGACACGCGCTTATTTTGAAGTACAACGGCCAGGTGGAAGAGCTGCCATTCGCCGAGCCACGCGAGAAACGCGCCTGTTCGTTTGAGCGCATCTATTTTAGCAGGGGCAATGACCGCGAAATTTACCAAGAACGCAAAAAACTCGGCGAGCAACTCGCCCGCCCCGTGCTGGAAGCCGTGAATTTCGATATCAAAAACACGGTTTTCTCTTACATTCCCAACACGGCAGAGGCTGCGTTTTATGGTTTCGTGGAAGGGGTCGAAAAGGAGTTGAACCTGTGGAAGCAAGAGCAGATATTAAAATTGGGCAAAAAAATCACGCCCGAAAAACTCACTGAAATCCTAAACGTGCGCCCGCGATTCGAGAAACTCGTGCACAAAGACGAAAAACAGCGCACGTTCATAGCAGACACCAAAGCCCGCCACAATATGGTCGGCTACGTTTACGATGTCACTTATGGCCTCGTGCAGGATGACAAGGACACGCTCGTGCTGCTCGACGACTCCATCGTGCGGGGCACTACCTTGCGCGATAGCATCGTGAGCATCACCGCTCGCCTGCGCCCCAAGCGCATTATCATATTGAGCAGCGCCCCCCAGATCCGCTTCCCCGACTGCTATGGCATTGACATGAGCAAGATGGGTGATTTCGCGGCGTTCAACGCATTGGTGGAACTGCTCAAGGAGAGCGGCCGCGAGCATTTGCTCCAAGAAACGTATGAACGCTGCAAGGCATCCGAGCATTTGCCCGCCGAGATGGTGAAAAATGAAGCCGTCGCGCTCTACGACCTATTTGAGTATTGCCAAATCAGCCAAAAAATCGCCGAAATCGTCACGCCCAAGCACATCAAACCAGAGGTGCGGGTCATGTTTCAGACCCTCGACGGCCTGCACGCCGCTTGCCCCAACACAACGGGCGACTGGTATTTTTCGGGCCGCTATCCCACACCGGGTGGCAATCGGGTGGCCAATCGGGCGTTTATGAACTTTGTGGAAAAAAGGGACGTGCGAGCCTATTAA
- a CDS encoding RNA polymerase sigma factor, producing MTSMEFNTKLNGLTTLLHSFAYNLTKNMEDAKDLYQETAYRALFNRDKFQPGTNFKAWMFTIMKNIFINNYRKKVKANTILDTTDNQYYINSGNHSTSNAAEGGIMLKELNAMVSSLDDSIRIPFTMHFEGFKYQEIADELHLPLGTVKSRIFFARKELKEKILSNYGFNPN from the coding sequence ATGACCAGCATGGAATTTAATACCAAACTGAATGGCCTGACCACCCTGCTCCACTCTTTCGCCTACAATCTGACGAAGAACATGGAGGATGCCAAGGACCTATATCAGGAGACGGCCTATCGCGCGCTTTTCAATCGCGACAAATTTCAACCCGGCACAAACTTCAAAGCGTGGATGTTCACCATAATGAAGAACATCTTCATCAACAACTATCGCAAAAAAGTAAAGGCCAATACCATCCTCGATACCACTGACAACCAGTATTACATCAACTCTGGCAATCATTCCACATCCAATGCAGCCGAAGGAGGCATCATGCTGAAGGAACTGAACGCAATGGTGTCGTCGCTCGACGACAGTATCCGCATTCCGTTCACGATGCACTTCGAGGGCTTCAAATATCAGGAAATCGCGGATGAGCTTCATTTGCCACTTGGTACGGTGAAAAGCCGCATCTTTTTCGCCCGCAAAGAGTTGAAGGAAAAAATACTGTCCAATTACGGTTTCAATCCAAACTAA
- a CDS encoding glycosyltransferase: MEEKLDIVFFTLFRTDNPYSSISLSMAKELAKTHRVFYVNHPYSLKDLVVGLFRGDKMLRSRMPWLVSGRVRYEGLDALPHNFVAAQPPLTLPINWLPKGRVYDFFQRLNNRVALRAIRRALSDHNVRNYVYINCYDPFFAGCLPKEMGARLCIYHCIDDITQDPYTAKHGTDLEHEAIRNADVTLVTSTNLRRLKQPLSERVRTFFNAADVSVFRKVISEKFPRPAALEGRKGHVVGFIGNLDELRIDYDLLKKIALANMDKTLLLVGPVNSPKPKALGLDKLPNVVFAGSRPLEQLPPLLQHMDVVLIPFLCNTLTASIYPLKINEYLAAGKPVVSTSFSEDIRSFANCIYLSENHEEFIRRIDEAIAENSAELSQRRVEVADANTWETRIKQLWEIMDAHLLDAAKNP; the protein is encoded by the coding sequence ATGGAGGAGAAATTGGACATCGTTTTCTTCACGCTGTTTCGCACAGACAACCCGTATTCGTCCATCTCGCTTTCCATGGCGAAGGAATTGGCGAAGACGCACCGGGTCTTTTATGTGAATCATCCATATTCGCTGAAAGACCTCGTGGTGGGTTTGTTTAGAGGCGACAAGATGCTGCGCTCGCGTATGCCTTGGCTCGTCAGCGGGCGGGTGCGTTATGAGGGGTTGGACGCGCTTCCTCACAATTTTGTGGCCGCGCAACCACCGCTGACGTTGCCCATCAATTGGCTACCCAAAGGGAGGGTGTATGATTTCTTTCAAAGGCTGAACAACCGCGTCGCCCTGCGTGCCATCCGCCGAGCGCTCTCCGACCACAACGTGCGCAACTATGTGTATATCAATTGTTACGACCCATTTTTTGCTGGTTGTTTGCCTAAGGAAATGGGTGCCAGGTTGTGCATCTATCACTGCATTGACGACATCACGCAAGACCCCTACACGGCCAAACACGGCACAGATTTGGAACATGAGGCGATACGCAACGCCGATGTGACATTGGTGACGAGCACCAATTTGAGACGGCTGAAACAACCGCTATCAGAGCGAGTGCGCACTTTTTTCAACGCTGCCGATGTGTCTGTTTTTCGGAAAGTTATTTCCGAAAAATTTCCGCGCCCGGCAGCGCTGGAAGGCCGCAAAGGACACGTCGTCGGCTTTATCGGCAACTTGGACGAACTGCGCATTGATTATGATTTGCTGAAAAAAATTGCGTTGGCGAACATGGACAAAACCCTGTTGCTCGTGGGGCCAGTGAACAGCCCCAAGCCAAAAGCACTCGGTTTGGATAAGTTGCCCAACGTGGTTTTCGCGGGCAGTCGCCCATTGGAGCAGTTGCCGCCCTTGTTGCAACACATGGACGTGGTGCTGATTCCTTTTTTGTGCAACACGCTGACAGCGAGCATTTACCCACTTAAAATCAATGAGTATTTGGCGGCAGGAAAGCCAGTTGTTTCCACTAGTTTTTCAGAGGATATTCGCAGTTTTGCAAATTGTATTTACCTGTCGGAAAATCACGAGGAATTCATCCGCCGCATTGATGAAGCCATTGCCGAAAATAGCGCTGAGCTGTCACAGCGCCGTGTGGAAGTGGCCGACGCGAATACTTGGGAGACCCGGATAAAACAACTGTGGGAAATAATGGATGCCCACCTGCTCGATGCCGCCAAGAACCCATAA
- a CDS encoding oligosaccharide flippase family protein — MSQPSRLLRSGFFSLLEKVAALAFNLGTTVLLLRLVSKEEFAAWGVFIIVGYFVEMGRSGLIQNGLVRQLALTRDDAATYAAVSTASFTLNLLFSLLSNALLWWGGDWVARQYQVPQIAALLPVYFAVNLVMAPYTHGYFVQQANSEFRGIFWGAVFFRGLPFAWVLFCWLTHQPIELVHLSFSMLGGALVGGLAMWYFARPYLSWSRKIDFRWIGRLFSFGKYVLGTNLSTMFYKNIDKLTLGHLLGPAAFAVYDAAGKVTQMVEAPSFSAAAVVFPHSAERMAREGAAGVKRLYERSVAAILAFILPFLALVLLFAEQIIWLLAGEAYMASADVLRLTAFFGLFLPFAVQFGTVLDSTGQPATNFAYTLFTALLNLGLSYRLVAEFGLFGAAFATLSGYAASFVLMQIYLFKNFKINALNVLRYVPEVYGMVWKMAREKMAARR, encoded by the coding sequence ATGAGCCAACCGTCCCGTTTGCTTCGTTCCGGCTTTTTCTCCCTGCTCGAAAAAGTGGCAGCGTTGGCCTTCAACCTCGGCACCACGGTGCTGCTCCTGAGGCTTGTGAGCAAAGAGGAGTTTGCCGCGTGGGGGGTCTTCATCATCGTTGGCTATTTTGTGGAAATGGGGCGCAGCGGCTTGATTCAGAACGGATTGGTGCGCCAACTTGCCCTTACCCGCGACGATGCCGCCACCTATGCTGCCGTGTCCACAGCGTCTTTCACGCTCAATTTGCTCTTTTCCCTACTCTCCAACGCATTGCTTTGGTGGGGCGGCGACTGGGTGGCTCGTCAATATCAAGTGCCACAAATTGCAGCCTTGCTTCCCGTGTATTTTGCCGTCAATCTGGTGATGGCCCCTTACACTCACGGATACTTTGTGCAGCAGGCCAACTCGGAGTTTCGAGGCATCTTTTGGGGGGCGGTTTTTTTTCGCGGGCTGCCGTTTGCTTGGGTGTTGTTTTGTTGGCTCACGCACCAGCCTATTGAGTTGGTTCACTTGTCATTTTCGATGTTGGGTGGCGCGCTGGTTGGGGGCCTTGCGATGTGGTATTTTGCCCGCCCATATCTTTCGTGGAGCAGGAAGATTGATTTTAGGTGGATTGGGCGGCTTTTTTCTTTTGGAAAATATGTGTTGGGCACCAACCTAAGCACCATGTTTTACAAAAACATAGACAAACTGACGCTGGGTCACTTGCTCGGCCCGGCGGCTTTCGCGGTGTACGACGCGGCGGGCAAAGTGACTCAAATGGTGGAAGCGCCCTCGTTCAGTGCGGCAGCTGTGGTGTTCCCTCACAGCGCCGAGCGCATGGCGCGGGAAGGGGCGGCCGGCGTGAAGCGCCTCTATGAGCGCAGCGTGGCGGCCATACTCGCGTTCATTTTGCCGTTCCTCGCATTGGTGCTGCTGTTTGCGGAACAAATAATATGGCTGCTTGCGGGGGAGGCATACATGGCCTCTGCGGATGTGTTGCGGCTGACCGCGTTTTTTGGGTTGTTCTTGCCTTTTGCGGTGCAGTTCGGAACCGTGCTGGATTCCACCGGGCAGCCAGCGACGAATTTTGCCTACACCCTGTTCACAGCGTTGCTCAACTTGGGATTAAGCTACCGGCTCGTGGCCGAATTTGGTCTTTTTGGCGCGGCATTTGCAACCCTTTCGGGGTATGCCGCAAGTTTTGTCTTGATGCAGATTTATTTGTTCAAAAATTTCAAAATCAACGCTTTGAATGTGTTGCGGTATGTGCCGGAGGTGTATGGGATGGTCTGGAAAATGGCCCGGGAAAAAATGGCCGCTCGGCGCTGA